GGTACTCAAGGTAAGATAACTACTCTTCCTGAAGAAAAATGGGGAATCGGTGTTGCACAATGGAGTTTGGAATGTTGGGTTCGCATGTCGGCTTTCAGCAAAAACAATCAGGCTATCTTTAATCTTGGTAGTAGCGACCACGAAATCTATATCCGTTTTGGAGACGCCAATGGCCCATACAACTATCTTCAGGTTAAGACATTGGGTGGACAGGTGGAAACAGCACGTGATTTCGTACCTAATACCTGGTATCATCTGGCATTTGTTTATGATGGAACTACCTTTACTATTTACCGTAATGGTGAACCGGATGTTAAGTTCGATCCCCCTTCACCAAAGAATGGCGAAGTACGTATGGATCTTGTAGAAATGATATCCAGCGGCAGTTACTTCCCGGATAAGTGCGGCATGAGTCAGGTGCGTTTGTGGAAAGTTGCAAGAACCCCTAACCAAATCAAGAATAATCTATTTTTTGCCATTAGTCCGGACAATCCTGATTTGATTGCTTATTGGCCTATGGATGAAGGTACTGGACTTTCCTTTACTGACATAACAGGTAACGGGCATACTGCAACGGCTACTTCG
The DNA window shown above is from Bacteroides faecium and carries:
- a CDS encoding DUF1735 and LamG domain-containing protein, which codes for MKRIYQSSILTVLFAMIFFGCDNAEYSTKSNSVYIADAASSSKSTTVFIETTGADINIIVRLAKKMERDTEVTLKLNPALLAEYNEQNSTEYELLSSYKLPENAKVTIPAGDISAGYRIHIDNFDTQGKNYAFPIELGDVVTGNVDMSVTQSKFIYLLAKPLIVSVPVMTGTQGKITTLPEEKWGIGVAQWSLECWVRMSAFSKNNQAIFNLGSSDHEIYIRFGDANGPYNYLQVKTLGGQVETARDFVPNTWYHLAFVYDGTTFTIYRNGEPDVKFDPPSPKNGEVRMDLVEMISSGSYFPDKCGMSQVRLWKVARTPNQIKNNLFFAISPDNPDLIAYWPMDEGTGLSFTDITGNGHTATATSASVITEWEPNVRFDK